Within Porites lutea chromosome 2, jaPorLute2.1, whole genome shotgun sequence, the genomic segment ATCACGTCAGTAAACAATGTATCTTTTAAAGCTAATTAAATCAACAGTGTGTTTGTAATTTACATGTACGCTGTTACTGCATCAAGTGCAAAATTGGCAACTCGCCTCCCAAGAATTGTGCATGATCTAACTGACTGTACAGTTTCAAACTTAACTGCCAGCCTAGATAGTTGGTACAGTTTAAATGTATGctaatagatttttttaaaatatactcACAGCTGTTGATGAGCTGACTTCAGCGCCTTTGCAGCATATGACATATTCTTAAGGACTTCAGTGTTAGTATTCGCATTCTCCAAAGCCTCTCTTTGAAATTCGATAGTAGATAAGGTTCCATCGATTTGCTGCAGTTgtttttcaagtctttttttcctctttaaagCCATTAAGGCAGCTGAAAATAACATTTCAGTAACATTTAAGATTTAGCATGTCAAAGAACATTGCCACACGGTAAATATATTGATTACTACTGAGATCCATTTTGATTCCTAGAATGCTTCGACACTGATTGCTCGTGTAAGAATTTAAACTTGTATAACTGGGAGAAAAGCCTAACCTCTCTTATTTTTTGAAGCATTCTTCCTTGCCGTTGCTACTTCTTGATCgattttcttttctaaaaattcacttttcttCGTTAACATTTCTTCAGTGGACCGCAACTTTTGAATCGCTTCCTGCGTTGTTGGCGGTTGTTCCTTGTTTTTTCCCCCAAATATCTTCCACATTTTGAACAGCTTATTGCTTTAGTTTCCTAAAAAGAGAAGAAACTTTCTACTAAACAGCAATAAAACTACGAAACGTTCCCGAAATTGCAGGAAATTTCCGACAAGTCCAACCAGGTAAGATCTTTATTTAGGTATGTGACGTCACGACACTTTGTAACCAGGCAAAATGCGAAGCGAAGTGTGGAGAGGCAGAGGCATGGGTAGGATGATGCAAACCGCTCTTCCTACCCTCCATGCGCTAGTCTGAAATGCCAGTTGTCTCCTCAcgaggggggggggaaggggatGTTGAGGTGACgactgacatttcagactatcCTCTTGCATTGCTCTCTATGCTGCAAATCAGCTGGCAAATTGATTGAACCTGACTAGGACGTCATTGCATAATTGTATGATCTCTTGGCCTCACATATAATCCCTATTtcgataaaaaaagaaaggaacttttggagttgtttttttttaagggccCCGACCAGGTAGGAGTTTTGACCTTGACCCTTCAAACCAATCTTGAAGCACAAAGCGTATTTGCCTTCATTTTATCATTTGACATATTAAGAGAGCTGGAATAACTGTAATGATAGTTTGAAAGAACAAGAATTCATTTATTCATACATAATTGATCCACACTGTGTTGCAAGCGCCAGAGTTTCCGCTTGCGCGCAATGATCTAACTCGAGCGGAAACGCTTACTACTCAAGCTATGATTGATCAGTTTATTAATGATGTCCCAGTGATCCTTGCTGAAGTTGCCTATTAATCCAAGCTACTAAAATGGGGATAAGTTCCCCTTGTCGGCAAGCCTCTTTGGATCGTACAGCCAAGTGGGCTCCTGGTACTGCCTGTTCTCATATAAAGTTATATTAGCTGATTCGCCTTATCACGACCTACATCACAGTGACATCACCGCCTCTCCTTTTTTTCTCGGGTCTTCTCGTTAGATATTCTACCGTTTTCAACGGGAGACGGAAAACCAAAAACACGTTAAATACTGGGGCTAATGGGAGTGCGCCCTAAGAATCAAATGAGCCAATCAGATGCAAAGCAAAAACATCAAGGCGCCGCTTAGCACGCGAAAACGTATAAGATTCCCGCTGGTTTTGTTATTagttctgattggccgagaacAGTGGAAAAGTGATCCCGGATAACGGGGCAACTGGTTTCACGGGCAACCTGCCGAGCTATACTggcaatctcgttcccaggttctcccTCCTACAATTCTTGCAAGAACCTCTTGCATGGACAAACAATAGCGAGGAAACGCCGGATCTTGTTGAAGATCAGGATCAGCAACTGCAAccgtttattttattctcacttAGCTTTTCTAGTCCCTGCCCTATtggacaaataaatttgtaaattatcAACTCttagctgtccgatcagcctttCCTTCAATTATAAGTCTCTTTCCTACTCCGTAAgtacgggtaggagagaaccctgggaagtAGGCTGCTCTATTGGGCATGGGGCAGGCCAACTTTTCACTGATGCGTTTCCTGCGaaccgtttacatgagaaacaatagcctgttccaggctctcagatagtggggaagacgcgaaagaaaaaggcacATGAAAGAATGGCGgagcgggaaaaaggaaaaggaagccGCCCCCGCTCTCCCcggtttcctcccgttttattttcgtgtttgcgctttctcaattcagcggacccgactatctcggagcctggaacaggctagagaAACAAAGCTTAGCTCGTCTAGAAGGGTGACTCgcctgcaaaaaccgtggacgaagatcctgctggtTGTCAACGTTCGATCTCCAGAAAAGAaatctaatcagctaaaatattgGGAACCAAAAAAGGAGAAATCTAGAGACTACTGCAATACACGCTGTTATGATCAGGGACACCcagatagataaatagatagatagataggtactTTAGTAAATACATTGCAGCATAAGCTGAATTGCGTATTtacataatgataataatttatacTAACAAttgtaaaaatgggcaattattgTAATAGCTAAAACTAAAAACGTATAATAAGAAacctaaaaattatttacaattctGCCTGAGGCCATAAAAAAACTGTTCCTAAATCTATTTGTATTGCAACGAGGCAAAGTGAAAGTGCGCACGTGCCTTAGATTATAGTTGCTCTTATATGGAGGCGGCAACAACTTTCTTAGCTTGTGGTTGAATGTAGTTCAAAACCaattaaacatagcattgttgaacgtattttagtattcaaacggtagatatacgcatatttttatcccctaaaaatgtttcatctgttcggatttcctagctaaaagtctagtgatccgaaatttatagggatcaaaacttaccttttcaaaaatttcaaccagaaaaaaggctcccgaaaattctaggtgacttttttagggtaaaaatccattaaaaatgggcaattataccattttttagatgttcgaaaatcctatgagaggcaggcaagaaagaaattttaccacaaatgctccgaaaattctagatctcaaatcgtcttccgaacagatattttctaaaaattgacgttgagtgcccctgttatgatcagctttgcagtagtctttgggcTTCTCCTTTTTGGGTTCTAGCCGGGTAGCCCTTTTGTTATGGTAGGGTCACCCTTCTCTCCGGGTCAACCTTTCCCCATATAAACACTTCACCCAGCCGGATCAGCTCAGTGAAAGCGAGACTCATGAATCAGAGCATGCACGAGCGCTGTTTTATATAATAAGAATTTGCGTCAGATGTTGGCTTGGGCAAAAGGGTCAACCTTTTTCTCTGTAAACACTCGCTAACGTTGATTCGACTGGGTTAGAGAATGgagtaatctcgtacccagatctcagtttgttttacactgaaaagtgtgctgtgggagatctgggtacgagattaagaATGGAGATGACTCTCTTTCCTGTGACAACTTATCTCCATAACACAGCCCAAGCCAATAACCTATCCGATGCCATAACAAAATTACTTTTGACCACGATTCATTACAGATACATACACAGCTCTAAAATGTAAATTTTCATTCCCAGAGTCTCTCATGTCTTCTCCGAAACTTGAGTAGCCATAGGACGAGGTCTTCCAAATTCGAATGCTCTCTCCTTCTATGAGTTGCCGGATGAAACGTTCGGCCATTTTGCCGCAAACTTCAAACTAAACTAATTTCATTTTTACCATAGTTTAaagcttttattgttttcattcgACAACATTTACTTTCCTGCATATTATTTTAGCAAACAGAACTATTATCCGAAAAATTGCATCCACGAGTTAATAATTTTCTCCCGTTGCATCTCCTTGTCTTGATCTTGTTTATCTGAATTCAAGGACTCGCGCTTTTTCCACTGCTGTGTTCTAGGTTTCATGTAAACTGAATCGTTGTCAAAGTTTAACCATACTTTTTCACTAGACAGTGGAAAATCATAGTTTTTGCCGCAAAGCTCTCGCGAACACTCGAGTGCACTGCATGATCCTCGGTCAGTTCTGTGATCGTTGGTTGATTGCTCGCCAGAAGAACTAATCCCTGCCGCAGCTTGTTGAAATGTTTGCGGAGGCGGCCCAATTTTGGGTTGCGTTGGTGCGTTAAAGCCTCTTTCCTTACGATGTTGAATCCTATTTCCTGACGTAGCTTGAAATCCTTGCGGAGGAGGTGAAAGATGCGTCTTTCCTTGTGTATGATTTTTATCTCCTGCCCGGCTTGGTCCTTCATTTTTCAGTAGTTTTAGCCTCGACATTCCTTTCTTCTTTACTTTGTCACATTCAAAAAGTTCCTTATTAAGTCTTGAAcaaggtaattttttaaaaccacTTCCAGACTCTTCATATATCTTCTCGTGGGCGTCTAGTGAAAAGACATTTATTTTGTCAATGCTCATATATCTTGAATAAGAGATTCGCGGTATAGGGCCTTTGTATCCAAATGTTCTTTCCAACATGATTTTTCAGTTAAATTTTCGCTTTGTCTATTCCTTTCACGAACGGAATCTGTGGCGCTGCGCTTTAAACATGGATACTTGATTTCTTCATAATTTCTTTAGTCCTGCGCTCAAAAACCGCGCGTTATTCGTTGATGCCTCATGTGCCATAAATTTCAAAGAAGTCGCGGCTTTTAAGGTAACTTAAGATAAATGAGCACAAGGAGCTTAATTTTGAACTGAGTACCTCTTGGCTTGTGACAACAGAGTTTTTGTAGCGTCAGTCGGAACTCTAAAGAGGTCAAAGTTTTAAAGCGCAGATTGTATTTTCGCTGTATTTCAGCGCAGAGAGATGATTTATATAGCCTAAGGACCAGCATCCGATCAATTTGCATTTGAAATAGTTTAAATGTTAAACTAATTACTTTCTTACGTGTACAACTGCACGCTCTTTCCTTGTTTCGGAAAGTTTTGCGgaagttttttttgttggcaAATTTATGTGAcgtcaaaacttgaaaaacgtTTCTCAGAAAAAGAACCCTTTGGGGACGACAGGAAAAAGTGAAACTTGgtgaagaaaataagaaaattaaactaatGAGAACCACGGGATGCTTGAATTGAAACGTGACGTGTTTTGCtatactgaaattaaataatATATCTTTATATGTCTCCAACGATTTGAACGATTTTCAGCCTGGATATCACATCGGTTACTTGTCTTTTCAAAGAAATatgaaacattttaaaaaattggttTCTTTTCTTAGTAACCAAGACGATCTCGGCTTaagtagactgcgagcagtctctagcttatttttctttgcaaagttactgcacgcgaaacctaagcacgAGGAGCGGCGAGGCCGCTTgtcgcgagaaacgagggcgtaagccaTCTTTTCTCGTCTCGTCTCAATCCCTAAATAATaatttgcaatcgcgctggatgagataagaactggacggattttaagagaaaaggcggacttcAAGCAGTCTACGGCTAAAGCGATTTGTGCGGACTATAAGTGGACCTTAAACATTAGCAAATTAAGTTAAACGAAACTTTCCTGACTTTCATTTTATTAGCCTCAAATTAAATTTTCTGCTCTTATTGTTTTTGATTCAAACCATAAAAATTAATTCCGTGGGACCTAGAGCAGAATTGGAAGAagcatatttttgttttgaatagtcGCCGCTTCCTGTTAAAAACAATATAGATGCACAGGCGTTGCTTACGGAATAAACTTCATGTCATACTATTAGGGTGATGTAGTTAATTTTCGTAGGTACATTTAGGGCGGATTTCTCCTTTTGCGCGGAgggtaatttttacgtgcgtacgcacataaaatttacgcgcgtaaatagatcgaatagaggcaatgtatgatgTATGAAAGACCAAGCGTGAACGTCAAAGTTGAGACTTGAGTGAGGTTCAACTGCACTTTTACGTTTAGGCGCGACATTCTGTAcataatttctattttatttacgctgtgcgtacgcacgtaagggtagatttccactgtcgcgtcaTTTTTACGCGCGTACGCACGTTAATTtacgcgtaaataaaatagagacaatgtatgaaaggccacgcgtaaacgtaaaaagTTGTGCGAGGTTCAAATTCTACGTACGCGGGACCTTCCATACATCGCTACTCGCGTAAAATACTTGCCCACGCACGAAAAAATTGCACTACAGTGGAAATTCACCTTAACCGCTAAATTACGCGACAGGGGAAATAGTCTTAGTAACCAagaaattttgttgttattcaGGTTTTGACCTTTTTTATGTTTAACCGATTTTTTCCGAGCGTCTGTTCAGTATAAATTAATCTATTACAGATGACGTCAAATGTggtataaacaaaaaaaggtgactgtattactgatttttgtacagtggaaccgttatataacgaagggccaagggactggcagaAACTTGGCTGCGCTATAACGAAGTTTCGTTTTATCGAGGATCATCgaagttctttttcatacattttactatataTACTGGggcaaagaaaatcgttcgttataccgagggaGGGCTTCGTTGTATATGGTtggttatatcgaggttccactgtacctcATTTTGGCGTCTTTcagtgatctattactgaagaGACACTAGGCAAAATGGAATCTTTTTGCTTTATACAAAGAAGAGAAAGGTTgtagcaaaataacaactgtTTGAAGTATTTGTTCCAGTCTGAAGGATTAGGTTTTCGTcttggtttcttcttttcttcttttgttaaatatttttttcaaggtTTTCATTAATTGCTCCACGTCCTAAATAAACTGTAATTGATCGTCACCCGTGGTTTCATCTCCCTTGTTCAAGCCGATAAATAAGGTACAGCCCTCCCGTAATTTCCATTCCACATTACCAAGCATTGGGTGTAAAACCATAGTAGGAACCTCCCGGGTGCCCACGTACAACCTGTCGCCCCAAACTTTTGGTTCGCTGGCATCCTCCGAGGTAACTAGAGATCAGGCCAAATTTCTACGTCTCTAACCCTTTCCGAATAGCAGTCTACAAAATTCCTTCTAGGTGCCCTTCgaaaaaacaagcaacaaaaaaaggATGAAAGAGACAAGGCCAGCTGCCCAATGACGTTATCATCTGAAATGGCAGAAGGTTTAAATTACACCATCTAGCCGAATAATGACGTCACGAAAATTTCCCCAGACATCTCCCCAAATACACGTAGGTGTATTTCCTTAGCATTGAAGCCGACAATTAATACGTAGAAAAAGGCGTTGTTTGCGTAATAATTGCGATCAATGCTTCTTGGGATGACTGTTATACCCAGGGTAAATTTTAATTTGGGGAAACatacaaggtgtattatgggagatgtgcgaATGGATCATGAGGAGATATGCAGCCAATGAGATTAAGGGGGGAAAAAAGTGCAAGGACAAGCTGAGAAACATGTCCAGAAGTCGTCAGTGGAATCTTTTCTGTTTTGGTCGCCTTAAACGTATCGCGTGATCTAAGCGCGCACATTGAGCATGCATACTTTGTTTGGGAGAAATGTATGAGCACTTGTTTAGTTGACTTTCAAAATTGGGCAGAAATCCTGTTCAAATTTAACTTTAAACAATGAAAGCCTGAAAATAAAAGGTGAACAAAGGAGTTTTGTGCCACAATCAAGTTTCTCGTgtaactttttttctcaaattttgtttcctgtttGTTTCAATTTGGTTACGTGTAAGTTGTTCAAAAAAGAGTTAACAGTTGTAAGCTGTAATCTAATGACTTTGGATTTGCGTAAACccattaaattcaaaattttaggcTTGCGTTCAATCATctatgttgccatggcaacgatCGGAATCTTACGTAATGTCTTGCAAATTTTGTACATGTTCGTGCCAAATTTGAGCTTTATACCAGCAACGAGTCTTATATAATACCCCAAATGAATGGTAACGATCTACATAATTTTTAAATTGTCAGTTTAAACTGACAAACTTAAGGTTATAATACGTAATAATATAACCACCTTAAGGTTATAATACGTCGAAAAAGAGACCAAAAAGACTAAAAAGGTTTAGCTCTCTGTctgtgttttatattttattgatcCCTTTGATATTATTCAATTAGATATTGTGATCGCTCAGATTTATGTGTCGTAAACGCATTTCCTTCGCAGCCCCATAAGTAAATAGCATAAGGACAAAACTTAGCGTAAAGCCCGGATATTTACCTTAACTCAAGTTTGTTGACATATACGGGTACTTGGCTATTCTCAGCTGTTCTCTATACTTCACGCGCATTTGAAGAGTGTGTGGTTATCATCACGTTTTTTCACGCCGTCTTTCCTTCATTCATACAagaatagtttcttttttccccaggtaagaaaaagaaagaaattttttagTCACAAGCACATCAGTGCACTGGAGAGGGCGCTCTTTAGGATTTCTGTTCTCTTGATAACGTTTTTTGACTTCCCTGGAATATTCTTTTGCGCACTTTTTTTGCTTGTGAAGGAAGGGGAAATGAATTCAAGTGAAGTGCTGCTCAAAAATTTAAAAGCGCGAacattagccccactagagatCCAAGAATAACACCGGACATGAAACTGTAGAACAAATACTATCTTGTTATAGACTGCAGTAGAGGTTTTTGTCATTTCGTTTTAAAATCATTGTAGTAAGGACTACATTACACCTCACTCTCCAAGATAAAATAActctaattttgtttttattcgtgaagtttcaagataagattaaaaaagggtttgtaattgaatttttttgtagCTGAAGTGAAAAATTGCACCTAAATGATATATATGTCAGTAAATTTGAATCACAGGATTTCACCTGCCCCAAAAGAATAATTTTATGAACTAACCACTTCTCAATGTGTAGAACAACCCCTTTATTTTAAGCCATTAAAAAATATGCTCCAGTtcttgaaatattatttttataagtCTTTCCCTGTGGGCTTAAATCTAAAGTCAAATTGATAAaagcaaataaattattttctttttatctatAACCGTGCTCTATATGATAAAGTGACCACTAGAGTAGAATTGTTACGATTAAAAAGCCTTAGAGCGTTGACTTTCGAGGTTTCTCTTGTAAACACGGTATACATTTCTCCATTTCAATTTCCTATAAATCATCAACTACCgaaaaagtcatttttcttAATTGTCATTCTTCAATATTTTAGATAATAGCCTTTCCGCAAGTACGGCAATTAAGCCACATTCTAACAACAAGATGACAATATTTTATCGTGTCAAACAGCACCATAAATCAAACATTGGGCTTTTCCAGCCTCTCGGATCCATAGTATGATTTTCCTGTTTGAATCGCATTCATAAGAGACTTGCTTGTATGGAAGACAGTTCTAAAAGAGGGCTATAAATAAGTTAAAGATAAACACGGAAGCCTAATCTTGCGGTAAGCCACCGCCATACAAAAGCAGCCATGACTGAACGAGTGGTTCCTTCAGCCTTCGAGTCAGCCTGCGATTCGCATTAGTCTTGATCCTGTAGTTTTCAGTGAAACTTGCATAACTGCAGCGAGTGAAAAATTCTGGGAAAAGCTGCTCTACTTGGTTCATTTTGCTGTTTACCATGTAAGGGTCACACCGATCGGATTGGAATGACAGGTGCCTGGCAGTTAAATTCACGTGGGAGGCTACGGAGGCGGCGGCCCGTTCACGTGTTTCGATACTGGTGTCTGCTTGTCCTGCAGTATATTTGCTCGTACATTTTGAGGTGGTGTTCATTctgtaaattatataaaaaaggttaaaaagacGGTGAATTATTCTAGCTACAGTAGTTAATCAGGATAAACTTTGGTACAGCATGAAATTAGTGTAGTTTGCGAGTCTGGTGCTCTGTTAGCTCCACTTTGGCGCAAATAAAACGGGAACAAAACCTACGAGGCACACTTTGTCACGAGACATTTTCAATTAGCACGAGTTTATAAAATAGTTACCtgaaatacttgaaataaaGTGAACTGCAAACACCTTTGCTGATTTTGTTCCGACTAAAGTGTCAGGAATAAGGCGACAGCTACTCCACTTAAGTTGCTGGCTAGGTTAGTAATAAACGTGACTGGCCGACCTCAGGATTCTcatttttcacgatttattagCAGGTGGTTGGGCTTCAATTcctttacttctgattggtggaaTTTTAATACCAGATAATTAGACAGAAAGTCTACCTAATTGCATGCGATAAAAACAGTTTGTTCCAGTAGAAACACATATACACTGTGATGGCTTCTTATGAAAAGCATTCTGATAACATTGTATTTTACCCTGTATTC encodes:
- the LOC140927553 gene encoding charged multivesicular body protein 4b-like; this encodes MWKIFGGKNKEQPPTTQEAIQKLRSTEEMLTKKSEFLEKKIDQEVATARKNASKNKRAALMALKRKKRLEKQLQQIDGTLSTIEFQREALENANTNTEVLKNMSYAAKALKSAHQQLDVDDVHEMMDDIQEQTELADEISRAISEPAGFGMDVDEDELMNELEELEQEGLDEQLLEVGGTASLPNVPSTELPAQPAKAKAKAEDDDLRELEAWAS